The Desulfurococcaceae archaeon DNA window CCCATTGATAGGTGCTTCTTCGTATTCAACGCTGTTAAGGCATACGATGTACCAGGGAGCCTAAGGCTCACGCAGAAAATAGCTATTCGCGAAGGACTAGTCATAATGCTTCAAAACGGGTTCGGGAGCCTAGAATTAGCCGAGGAAAGTATTCACGGAACTAAAGTGGCTGGGGGCGTGGTGTATTACGGCGCGGAAAGAGCAAAACGTGGCAGAGTGATCTATCATGGAGGGAACGTAATGCTGGTTGGATGTAGAAAAGCGCTGTGCTTGGAGCTCTTAGAGCTCACTAGAGTCTTCAGGTTGGGCGGCTTAGATTTCAGGGTTGTAAGTGACATTGATTACTACAGGTGGCTAAAGCTCGCACTAAATGCGGTCGTCAACCCCATGACCGCAGTACTAAGGGCACGTAATAAGGTTATCTTGGAAGAGGAAGGCCTTGAGCTTGCCAGGCTGATCTTAAGAGAGGTTTGCGAAGCCGCAAAACTCCAAGGATACGAGCTAGACGAGGAAAGGCTCTTAGCTTACGTTAAGAGGAACGTGGAAGCCGTAGCGGACAACATCTCCAGCATGGCGCAAGATGTCGTTCACGGTAAAACGACAGAAGTAGACTACATTAACGGATATGTGGCTAGAACACTAGGTAAAGGCACCTCTGTTAATCACACACTCACGTTGCTAGTAAAGCTCGCTGAAAAGGCGAGAAATGCACTTATTGAATGAATTTTATGGTTTCCTACACTAATTTGATGCGGTGGAACTATGTCGAAGAAAACGGTGCGAGAAATCCTCAAGATGAAAGGCCGCGAGAAAATCGCCATGATTACCGCGTACGACTACATCACCGCGAGACTTGCCGATGCAGCGGGGGTAGACGTGTTACTCGTTGGTGATAGCGCCGGAATGGTCGTGCACGGTTTCGACTCCACGCTACCTGTCACCATGGAGATGATGCTTCTACACGTTTCGAGCGTTGCAAGAGCAAAACCCCGCGCTCTTGTTGTAGGCGACATGCCATTTCTTAGCTACGAGGTTAGTGCTGAAGATGCTGTTAAAAACGCCGGCCTGATGATCAAGGCGGGAGCAGAAGCCGTCAAAATAGAGGGCGGTGCTGAGATGGCAGATGTGGTAAAAGCCCTTATAAGAGCTGGCATACCCGTAATGGGGCACATAGGATTAAATCCTCAAAGGGCATTGCTAGTAGGTGGTTACAGAAAACACGGTATTAGCGAGGCGGAAAGGGAAAAGATTATTGAAGACGCGAAGGAGCTAGAGAAGGCGGGCGCCTTCTCCCTTGTTATAGAGTATACAGCAGCTGACGTGGTGGAAGAGGTAACACGGGAGCTATCTATACCGACCATATGTATTGGGAGCGGCCCGTACTGTGATGGTCAAGTACTAGTTCTACACGATGTTCTCGGCCTGTACGAGAACATTCCGCCATTTGCGAAGAAGTATGCCGACTTGAGAAGCATCATCATAGACGCCATTAAAAAGTACGTTGAAGATGTAAAAAGTGCTGCCTTCCCCTCTAGAGAGCACTACTTCTACTCCCACGAAAAGAGGCACTAACACTCACTCGCGTTTTAGTTTTAACCTAAGGCCCAGCACTACGATATCCCTATTAAACAGGAATACGGATGTCGCAATTAGAAGCAGACACGTTGTTACCGCTATTGTTATTGAAATAGTGACGTAGGAAAATTCCCCTACTATTAGCGATAATATGTAAATGGTCGGTATAGGCATTACCGCAATACCGGCAATTATAGAAAGCGGAATACTCAGTTGTATTCCCATAAACATGAACACAAATGCTATTCCGAAGTAAAGTAGCATTACAGGGGTCGTTAATATGCCGGCCGTCCTCTCATCGGGAGCTAAAGAGCCAAGCACTATGCCAATGGAACCCGAAACAAGTAATCCGAGAACAAGCGATATTATTACCGAGAGCGCTATGTGGGGTGCCAAGTCCACTCCAAGTTGCCGTGAGAGCTCTGAAAGGATAGCTGAAGCCATTGTTTGACCGGACTCTATGGTACCTGTCGGCGCCATGCCAGTAAACATGGCAAACAGCCCTACCAGGTATATTACCGAGAATATCATAGTTGCTATTGATGCGCCCATGATCTTCGCTAGCACTATATAGCTTCTCCTAATAGGCTGTGCTAGGAGCATTTCAAAAGCCTTTTCGGCTTTTTCAAACGCAACAAGTTGCGAAGCGTATGTTGCGTTAGATCCAAATACTATTGCCACCAGTAACGGCAACATCAGAATAAACGAGAAGAAACCCGTTAAGACGTAAACATCCACTTCTTTGTTGTAGAAAAGCGCCGTTCCCCGGATCACCACGTCTACTTCTTTAGAGGGTCGCTGACCATAAATAGCGCTGAGAACTAGCGGGAGTATTCTCTTTATAATGTTTTCTATTTGCGATATCACAGCTGTTTTGGCTTGTATAATGGTTGTAGAGAAGCTGTCAACCTTAACTATACTATTCAGCGAAATTTTACCACTACCGGTAGCGTTCGCCGTGAAGCCCATGGGTATTTGTATCCCAATACTGGCTTTTTCCGCTGCTTCTCTTAACGAGCCATGCAGACTAACGCGTCCTTGTAACGTTACATTGAGCGCATTGATTAACTCACGTGTTAGCGGTGTGTCTTCCTCCAAGACCACTCCAATACTAGTCTCCACCACGGCTTTCTGCGCTTCTTCAATACCTCTTCGCATCATGCCGCCTAGAGCGGCGTAGAAGACTACAAGTAATATGAGGGTGCCTATGAATGCTGGATTCTTCAAAAATGCTTTTATCTCCCTCTTAACTAACTGCGCTAGAACCATGCTTTATGCCCTCTCCTTAAGCCTAATGAACACCTCTTCCAGGTTGACGGCGCCAAGGGCTTCTTTAAGCTCTTTGGGCAATCCCTCACCTATTAGCTTGCCCGCATACATTATTCCAACTCTGTCCGCGAGGTATTCAACTTCGAGCATGTTATGACTACTTAGAAGAACCGTTATGCCGTATTCCCTATTATACTTCCTTATTAAATTCCTCACGAAAAGGGCCTTCTCCACGTCAAGTCCTGCCGTCGGCTCGTCGAGTAGTAGTAGCTTGGGCTTAGATGCGAGTACCGCGCTGAGCGCGAGGATCCTCTTCATACCCTTACTATACGTCCTAATAGGTCTCTTCAAGTCCTTACCGAGTCCGCTGATCTCAATGGCCTCCTCTACGGCCTCTTCAAGCATGCGTTTACTAAACCTCATAGACAGCATGAACCTTAAGAAGTCCTCGCCTGAGAGATCCCTGTAGGCACCGGCCTCTTCAGGAAGGTAGTTTATCAATGAGCGAACCTTAAGGGGCTCTTGAACGACGTTTATACCATGTACTTCCACCAACCCCTTTGTAGGCTTTATTAAGGTAGCGAGTATTCGGAGAGTAGTAGTTTTGCCACTACCGTTAGGGCCTATTAGCGCGTATATCTCCCCATGGTTTACAGTAAACGTAAGGCCGCTGAGCGCCATTGTCCCTCTACTGTATATTTTAACGAGGTTCTCCACTCTAATAGCATACTTTGAAATAATTGCCACCTCTGGTCTTTCAGTAAAGCACGATTTCTTAGGGTTATATATTTTGGCTTCTAGCTAATAAATGCCCTGGGAACCGGTGCGAGGCTTGAAGTACAAGTTACTCTACCTGGTTATAGACGGTGTAGCCGATAGCTTGAAAGATCCAGTTACCACACTAGAGCTCGCCGAGAAACCCGGCCTGGACTGGATAGCTAGTCGAGGCGTGTGCGGCTTAATGTACACTGTAGAGCGCGGAGTTTCGCCGGAAAGCGATGAAGCGGTAATATCGATTCTCGGCTACAACCCTCACGAGGTCCACACGGGTAGAGGCTTTCTTGAAGCGCTAGGAGCCGGTCTTAGTATAAAAGAGGGTTTCGAGGTTGCGTTCAGGGCTAACTTCGCCACGATAGATCCTACTACGAGGAAGATAATCGATAGAAGGGTTGGCAGAAACCTCTCAACAGAAGAAGCTAAGAAGCTCGCAGAGGCGCTCGACGAGATGAACCTCGGTACGCATGGTGGTTACGTTAGGGTCGTAGCAACTATAGGGCACAGAGCAGTAGTCGTTATTGGCAGCGTGAATAAGAGGCTTTCACCCATGGTAAGTAATAACGACCCTGCTTACGTGAGAAAGGGGCTTGTCAGCTTGGCAGTTGACAAGCCAAAGCTCTTCGTAGAAAGCATAGTACCGCTTGATGATAGTGAGGAAGCCCGGATAACGGCCGAATTAGCGAACTTGTTTTTCGACAACGCCGTTAAGATTCTCGAAAACCATCCAGTCAACGAGGAGAGGGCTCGAAGAGGTCTTCCACCAGCTAATGCAATACTACTTAGAGATGCGGGCGGGAGAGCCCCTAGAGCCACGCCATTGAACACTAAGTATGGTTGCAAGTTCGCGGTTCTGGCTGAAATGCCCGTCGAAATAGGCATCGGTAAAGCTTTCGGGGCAAACATCGTACCACTAGAACCCCCCACCGGTAACTTGAAACTCGATTACGAGAAAAGACTTGACGTGACGCTGAACGCGCTCGAGAAAAACGATATCGTATACGTACACTTGAAAGGCCCCGATGAGCCGGGCCATGACGGGGACCTCGAGTTGAAGAAACGTAGAGTAGAGGAAATCGACAAGTACTTCGTACGGTCGCTCCTAGATTACGCTGATAAGTATGCTGTTCTAGTTACAGCGGACCACGCTACCCCGCCTAGCAAGAGAGCTCATACTGATGATCCTGTACCCGTAGCATTCTACGTGCCGGGTATACAACCCGATGGCGTAATGCGGTTCACAGAGCGGGATTGCTCTAAGGGGCTACTCGGATTAATTGAGCACGGATGGCAGCTCCTACCGCTGGTACTAAACAACTACTTAAGGAAATAGCCTCCATGAGCTCTCCTAAGCCTTTAATCGTGGTACCTCTTCACGTCTCCGGTATATGGGTACCCTACTACGCTGAAAATCCACTGGAAGCTGGAAGTATTGGTGCTGGACTGAACTTATCGCTTTACCTCAATGCCACGTTTCAGCTGGGTCCTTGTAGTATCGTGCTAAATGGAGAAAGCTTGTTTAGTGAGCAGGCGGAGAAAATCTGCAAGAGCGCGGGCGTGAACATCAAAACCACGGCTACTGCACCGCTGACACTGGGACGGGGTTTCGGGGTTTCAGCTGCCATACTCATAGCGCATTCCATTGCAACGCACATCGCTACTAGTAGGCCGCTACTTAGAGCCCTACAAGCAGCGCATGTCCTTGAGGTGGAGTACGGTACGGGTTTGGGTGATGTTATAGCTGAATATACAGGTGGGTTCGCAATACGCTTGAAGCCGGGAGCTCCAGGAATAGGTTTTGCTTACAGGATTATTCTCCGCGAACGGGTGGACCTCGTGGTCATAGAGCTCGGGGAATTGGAGCCGACAAAGGCGATGCTCTCCCGCATGAAGCCGGAAGATTACGGGCTAGGCAAGGTTTTATTGGAAAAAGTAATTGAAAATGAGGATTTAAAAACGTTTTTCGAGTGCTCCAAGAGGTTCACGAGCAAGCTGTTTAATTATACCAGAGTGGGGAGCATAGTTGATGGATTGCCGGGAATCGTTGATTACTACTTGAAGAAGTCAGCCTTAGTAGTGTGGATTGAGAGGGAATACGCATGGGACATCCTAGAAGAGCTGAGGAGACGGGGTATTAAAGCTCTTCACGCAACTATATCGAGTATTGGTGTTACAATTGCACATTCCACCAAATCACCCTAGAAGGGCCAGCTTACTCATCAGAGAAAGACTCGTTGAGTGCTTTAGAAGAAGAATAGTAGTAGAAGAGGGCCTAATAGCACATGGGCGCGGTGAGTGCTTCGACTACCTAATCGGGGAAAAAACACAACCATTCGCTGTAAAGGCGGTAGAAGCCGCTATCGCGTCGCTCATACTGGCGAAGTACCCCGTGATCTCAGTTAACGGCAACACGGCCGCACTTATACCCCGTGAAATCGTTGAACTTGCAAGAGAAGTAAACGCTAAAATAGAGATAAACCTCTTTTACAGGTCGCGTGAAAGGGAAGAAGCAATAGCTATGTGGCTTAGAGAGCACGGCGCCGAAGAAGTGCTCGGCGTAGGCGAAGACGCCTCCGCAACGATACCCGAGTTGTTTAGCGAGAGGAGGCGAGTTAGTCCAAGAGGAATACTAATAGCCGACGTCGTGCTCGTACCGCTAGAAGACGGCGATAGGACTGAAGCATTACGTAAAATGGGTAAAACCGTCATAGCCATAGACTTAAACCCGCTTTCTAGAACTGCCCGTGCCGCCAGCATAACGATAGTTGATAACGTAGTTAGGGCTGTCCCCCTGATGATTGAGAAGGCTAGGGAATTTAAGAGGAAAAAGCGCGAAGAGCTCGAAGAAATAGTTAGTAAATACGATAACAACGCTACACTGCAGGACGCGTTAAAGCACATACTGAATAGGCTCAAGGAGCTCTCGGAATCCAAAATTACATTGAGCTTCCCCCAACTTAACCCCCCACCTCACATAGATTAGATGGGGAATCCCGCGCAATTTCCTATAAACCCGCTACGCGAATCAACGGCTAATACTGTTTTGCACCCCCACCGTACACACTCCATAATACCACATTACTGCACGCTACTCACCAGCTACCATCTCGCCTACCGGCATTTATATTCCCGGACATCGCATTATCCTGTACAAGGGCCCTAATGCTAAGGCTTGGCATCGCGAACGTGTGCATAGAGGTCGAAGCTGGTAACCCGGCAGAACTTTTAAGGGCCTTGGAGTCGAGCTTTACTAGGAGGTATCTGCCTACGGTTAACTTGAATGTGTGTTCTAGT harbors:
- a CDS encoding ABC transporter permease; the protein is MVLAQLVKREIKAFLKNPAFIGTLILLVVFYAALGGMMRRGIEEAQKAVVETSIGVVLEEDTPLTRELINALNVTLQGRVSLHGSLREAAEKASIGIQIPMGFTANATGSGKISLNSIVKVDSFSTTIIQAKTAVISQIENIIKRILPLVLSAIYGQRPSKEVDVVIRGTALFYNKEVDVYVLTGFFSFILMLPLLVAIVFGSNATYASQLVAFEKAEKAFEMLLAQPIRRSYIVLAKIMGASIATMIFSVIYLVGLFAMFTGMAPTGTIESGQTMASAILSELSRQLGVDLAPHIALSVIISLVLGLLVSGSIGIVLGSLAPDERTAGILTTPVMLLYFGIAFVFMFMGIQLSIPLSIIAGIAVMPIPTIYILSLIVGEFSYVTISITIAVTTCLLLIATSVFLFNRDIVVLGLRLKLKRE
- a CDS encoding ABC transporter ATP-binding protein, encoding MAIISKYAIRVENLVKIYSRGTMALSGLTFTVNHGEIYALIGPNGSGKTTTLRILATLIKPTKGLVEVHGINVVQEPLKVRSLINYLPEEAGAYRDLSGEDFLRFMLSMRFSKRMLEEAVEEAIEISGLGKDLKRPIRTYSKGMKRILALSAVLASKPKLLLLDEPTAGLDVEKALFVRNLIRKYNREYGITVLLSSHNMLEVEYLADRVGIMYAGKLIGEGLPKELKEALGAVNLEEVFIRLKERA
- a CDS encoding kinase, which codes for MSSPKPLIVVPLHVSGIWVPYYAENPLEAGSIGAGLNLSLYLNATFQLGPCSIVLNGESLFSEQAEKICKSAGVNIKTTATAPLTLGRGFGVSAAILIAHSIATHIATSRPLLRALQAAHVLEVEYGTGLGDVIAEYTGGFAIRLKPGAPGIGFAYRIILRERVDLVVIELGELEPTKAMLSRMKPEDYGLGKVLLEKVIENEDLKTFFECSKRFTSKLFNYTRVGSIVDGLPGIVDYYLKKSALVVWIEREYAWDILEELRRRGIKALHATISSIGVTIAHSTKSP
- the panB gene encoding 3-methyl-2-oxobutanoate hydroxymethyltransferase, translating into MSKKTVREILKMKGREKIAMITAYDYITARLADAAGVDVLLVGDSAGMVVHGFDSTLPVTMEMMLLHVSSVARAKPRALVVGDMPFLSYEVSAEDAVKNAGLMIKAGAEAVKIEGGAEMADVVKALIRAGIPVMGHIGLNPQRALLVGGYRKHGISEAEREKIIEDAKELEKAGAFSLVIEYTAADVVEEVTRELSIPTICIGSGPYCDGQVLVLHDVLGLYENIPPFAKKYADLRSIIIDAIKKYVEDVKSAAFPSREHYFYSHEKRH
- a CDS encoding alkaline phosphatase family protein encodes the protein MPWEPVRGLKYKLLYLVIDGVADSLKDPVTTLELAEKPGLDWIASRGVCGLMYTVERGVSPESDEAVISILGYNPHEVHTGRGFLEALGAGLSIKEGFEVAFRANFATIDPTTRKIIDRRVGRNLSTEEAKKLAEALDEMNLGTHGGYVRVVATIGHRAVVVIGSVNKRLSPMVSNNDPAYVRKGLVSLAVDKPKLFVESIVPLDDSEEARITAELANLFFDNAVKILENHPVNEERARRGLPPANAILLRDAGGRAPRATPLNTKYGCKFAVLAEMPVEIGIGKAFGANIVPLEPPTGNLKLDYEKRLDVTLNALEKNDIVYVHLKGPDEPGHDGDLELKKRRVEEIDKYFVRSLLDYADKYAVLVTADHATPPSKRAHTDDPVPVAFYVPGIQPDGVMRFTERDCSKGLLGLIEHGWQLLPLVLNNYLRK
- a CDS encoding 2-dehydropantoate 2-reductase, producing MSRDDGICIIGGGAVGGVLAYFLYRSGIKHIPVYYASEESYKEVKNQGGVYVYDKKLNEEFLVPVVPRHHETPIDRCFFVFNAVKAYDVPGSLRLTQKIAIREGLVIMLQNGFGSLELAEESIHGTKVAGGVVYYGAERAKRGRVIYHGGNVMLVGCRKALCLELLELTRVFRLGGLDFRVVSDIDYYRWLKLALNAVVNPMTAVLRARNKVILEEEGLELARLILREVCEAAKLQGYELDEERLLAYVKRNVEAVADNISSMAQDVVHGKTTEVDYINGYVARTLGKGTSVNHTLTLLVKLAEKARNALIE
- a CDS encoding 4-phosphopantoate--beta-alanine ligase, which codes for MHIPPNHPRRASLLIRERLVECFRRRIVVEEGLIAHGRGECFDYLIGEKTQPFAVKAVEAAIASLILAKYPVISVNGNTAALIPREIVELAREVNAKIEINLFYRSREREEAIAMWLREHGAEEVLGVGEDASATIPELFSERRRVSPRGILIADVVLVPLEDGDRTEALRKMGKTVIAIDLNPLSRTARAASITIVDNVVRAVPLMIEKAREFKRKKREELEEIVSKYDNNATLQDALKHILNRLKELSESKITLSFPQLNPPPHID